Proteins from one Burkholderia oklahomensis C6786 genomic window:
- a CDS encoding CysB family HTH-type transcriptional regulator, with the protein MNLHQFRFVREAVRQNFNLTEAAKALYTSQPGVSKAIIELEDELGVEIFTRHGKRVRSLTEPGRIILASVERILQEVESLKRVGKDYAAQDQGNLTIAATHTQARYSLPAAIAEFKKRFPKVHLSILQGSPTQVAEMVIHDQADVAIATEAIADYKELVSLPCFQWHHAVVVPADHPLLERKPLSLDDLAQFPLITYDDAFAGRKKINQAFALHRLTPDIVLEAIDADVIKTYVELGLGVGIMADIAFNPERDRNLRAIPVGHLFGSNVTRVALKQGAYLRGYIYTLVELLSPTLNRKLVETALKGEAETYEL; encoded by the coding sequence ATGAACCTGCACCAATTTCGTTTCGTGCGCGAGGCCGTCCGCCAGAATTTCAACCTCACGGAAGCCGCAAAGGCGCTGTATACGTCGCAGCCGGGGGTTTCGAAAGCCATCATCGAGCTCGAGGACGAGCTCGGCGTCGAGATCTTCACGCGCCATGGCAAGCGCGTGCGCTCGCTGACCGAGCCGGGGCGGATCATCCTCGCGTCGGTCGAGCGGATCCTCCAGGAGGTCGAGAGCCTTAAAAGGGTCGGAAAAGATTACGCGGCGCAGGACCAGGGCAACCTGACGATCGCGGCGACGCACACGCAGGCCCGCTACTCGCTGCCCGCCGCGATCGCCGAGTTCAAGAAGCGCTTCCCGAAGGTCCATCTGTCGATCCTGCAAGGCAGCCCGACCCAGGTCGCCGAAATGGTGATCCACGACCAGGCGGACGTAGCGATCGCGACCGAGGCGATCGCCGACTACAAGGAGCTCGTCTCGCTGCCCTGCTTCCAGTGGCACCACGCGGTCGTCGTGCCGGCCGACCACCCGCTCCTCGAGCGCAAGCCGCTGTCGCTCGACGATCTGGCGCAGTTCCCGCTCATCACGTACGACGACGCGTTCGCGGGCCGCAAGAAGATCAATCAGGCGTTCGCGCTGCATCGCCTCACGCCCGACATCGTGCTCGAGGCGATCGACGCGGATGTGATCAAGACCTACGTCGAGCTCGGGCTCGGCGTCGGCATCATGGCCGACATCGCGTTCAACCCGGAACGCGACCGCAACCTGCGCGCGATCCCGGTCGGTCACCTGTTCGGCAGCAACGTGACGCGCGTCGCGCTCAAGCAGGGCGCGTATCTGCGCGGCTATATCTATACGCTCGTCGAGCTGCTGTCGCCGACGCTCAACCGCAAGCTCGTCGAGACCGCCCTCAAGGGCGAGGCCGAAACCTACGAACTGTGA
- a CDS encoding ABC transporter substrate-binding protein: protein MKPSRLLRRAAACAALALVSIAARADLTVGVDLSTTGPAATIGQTSKNAILMWPKTIAGQKLRVIVHDDASDPGVAVRNIRKLVTEDQVDVVVGPNITPAALAALDPIAAAQTPMITLIGSGSIVEPQRGKRVWAFKMAQSDRAMADVLTRYMANHGVKTVGFIGFADSYGDSWLDEFTRFAELRKLRIVATERYNRTDTSVTGQTLKLITAKPDAILIAGAGTPTVLPQRTLIERGFKGPIYQTHGIATPEFLRLGGKDVDGTLFPTQPVVVARTLPADHPAKQAALAFVDAYEAKYGRDSVTQFAGDAAGVYPRLADAVGRALKIAQPGTPAFRTALRDELEHAHELVVPNGIVNTSATDHVGLDQRASVMGIVKRGAFVYLSQ from the coding sequence ATGAAGCCATCCCGCCTGCTGCGCCGTGCGGCCGCCTGCGCCGCGCTCGCGCTCGTCAGCATCGCGGCGCGCGCCGACCTGACGGTCGGCGTCGATCTGTCGACGACGGGCCCCGCCGCGACGATCGGCCAGACCAGCAAGAACGCGATCCTGATGTGGCCGAAAACGATCGCGGGACAGAAGCTGCGGGTGATCGTGCACGACGACGCGTCCGACCCGGGCGTCGCCGTGCGCAACATCCGCAAGCTCGTGACGGAGGACCAGGTCGACGTGGTCGTCGGGCCGAACATCACGCCCGCGGCGCTCGCCGCGCTCGATCCGATCGCCGCCGCGCAGACGCCGATGATCACGCTGATCGGCTCCGGCTCGATCGTCGAGCCGCAGCGAGGCAAGCGCGTGTGGGCGTTCAAGATGGCGCAGAGCGACCGCGCGATGGCCGACGTGCTGACCCGCTACATGGCGAACCACGGTGTGAAGACGGTCGGTTTCATCGGCTTCGCGGACAGCTACGGCGACAGCTGGCTCGACGAATTCACGCGCTTCGCCGAGCTGCGCAAGCTCAGGATCGTCGCGACCGAGCGCTACAACCGCACCGACACGAGCGTGACGGGCCAGACGCTCAAGCTGATCACGGCGAAGCCGGACGCGATCCTGATCGCGGGCGCGGGCACGCCGACCGTGCTGCCGCAGCGCACGCTGATCGAGCGCGGCTTCAAGGGACCGATCTATCAGACGCACGGAATCGCGACGCCCGAATTCCTGCGGCTCGGCGGCAAGGACGTCGACGGCACGCTGTTTCCGACGCAGCCCGTCGTCGTCGCGCGCACGCTGCCCGCCGATCATCCGGCGAAGCAGGCGGCGCTTGCGTTCGTCGACGCGTACGAGGCGAAGTACGGCCGCGATTCGGTCACGCAGTTCGCGGGCGACGCGGCGGGCGTCTACCCGCGTCTCGCGGACGCGGTCGGCCGTGCGCTGAAGATCGCGCAGCCGGGCACGCCGGCATTCCGCACGGCGCTGCGCGACGAGCTCGAGCATGCGCACGAGCTCGTCGTGCCGAACGGCATCGTCAACACGAGCGCGACGGATCACGTCGGGCTTGACCAGCGCGCGAGCGTGATGGGGATCGTGAAGCGCGGCGCGTTCGTCTATCTGAGCCAGTGA
- a CDS encoding NPCBM/NEW2 domain-containing protein, producing MFWLFAVQVLSGCGGDDTNSVQSGAAGTSAATRASASVPVSTPAASIPASAAAPSPDPFPAIYKVIDVNGNGSLPAPKTVPMGWNAWNTFRCDVSEALIKAEADAIVSSGLKDAGYQYINLDDCWMGGRDATTGQLISNPTTFPSGIKALADYVHNKGLKLGIYQAGNTETCAVIWDKYRSDYGTGSVEYEALDAETFAAWGVDYVKYDHCNGPSDRATFSTMRDALAATGRNIFYSINLDYPGTNGSSVDQIAHTARVAPDVRNSFSSLLSEINASNNLIGYAMPGYWNDMDMLEVGNLANDDQNRVNMSMWAIMGSPLIIGTDVQKASASTLAILTNSDVIAVSQDPLNMQAAMVHQDITGLQVWSKPLYANGQRAVALLNQTGTAANITVKWTDLGLSSGAAQIRDLWAQADLGTTMDQYTASVPANGVIMLKVTGTENSLPTGSSSLVNATRIYAANSYGPVEINMSNGEAAQGDGTPLSIAGVAYKTGFGTNAPSQIGFRLNGFCTSFTAQVGVDDYFNSKSNTNGHGNIVFQVWGDGRLLTQSDTMKPGASAATLTADVTSVSVLRLIARPADNSNWFDYADWVSPMVTCQ from the coding sequence ATGTTTTGGTTGTTTGCAGTCCAGGTGCTTTCTGGCTGTGGTGGTGATGATACAAACTCGGTTCAATCAGGCGCAGCCGGCACATCCGCTGCCACGCGAGCCTCCGCTTCGGTTCCGGTGAGCACACCTGCTGCTTCGATTCCAGCATCGGCTGCAGCACCGTCGCCTGATCCTTTTCCAGCGATTTACAAGGTAATCGATGTAAACGGCAATGGCAGTCTCCCGGCACCCAAAACTGTGCCAATGGGCTGGAATGCTTGGAATACCTTCCGTTGTGACGTATCTGAGGCGCTTATCAAGGCCGAAGCTGATGCAATCGTATCATCAGGCCTGAAAGACGCAGGCTACCAATATATCAACCTAGACGACTGCTGGATGGGCGGTCGGGATGCGACAACCGGACAACTTATCAGCAACCCGACTACCTTCCCGAGTGGCATCAAGGCGCTGGCAGACTATGTTCATAACAAAGGTCTAAAGCTCGGCATCTATCAAGCAGGCAATACCGAGACATGCGCAGTAATTTGGGATAAATATCGATCTGATTACGGAACGGGTAGCGTGGAATATGAAGCGCTCGATGCGGAAACGTTCGCAGCGTGGGGCGTCGACTACGTTAAATACGATCACTGCAATGGACCGAGCGATCGCGCAACGTTTTCCACGATGCGCGATGCCCTTGCGGCGACCGGTAGAAATATTTTTTATTCGATCAATCTGGATTACCCTGGCACGAACGGTTCAAGTGTCGATCAGATAGCGCATACCGCTCGCGTAGCGCCCGACGTCCGCAATTCGTTTAGCTCGCTGCTGTCAGAAATCAATGCATCGAACAACCTGATCGGCTACGCGATGCCGGGCTATTGGAACGACATGGACATGCTCGAAGTCGGCAACCTGGCAAACGACGATCAGAATCGCGTCAACATGAGCATGTGGGCCATCATGGGCAGCCCGCTCATCATAGGCACCGACGTGCAAAAAGCCAGTGCGTCGACGCTGGCGATCCTCACGAACTCGGACGTGATTGCTGTTAGTCAAGATCCGCTGAACATGCAAGCCGCAATGGTACATCAGGACATCACCGGCCTTCAGGTGTGGAGCAAGCCGCTGTATGCGAACGGGCAGCGTGCGGTGGCATTGCTAAACCAGACCGGTACCGCAGCGAATATCACTGTCAAGTGGACCGATCTCGGGTTGAGCAGTGGTGCAGCGCAGATACGGGATCTCTGGGCGCAGGCCGATCTCGGCACTACGATGGATCAATATACGGCCTCGGTGCCCGCGAATGGCGTGATCATGCTGAAAGTGACTGGTACCGAAAACAGTTTACCGACCGGCAGTTCGTCACTGGTCAACGCCACACGGATCTATGCCGCAAACAGTTATGGTCCCGTCGAAATCAATATGTCGAATGGTGAGGCAGCACAGGGCGATGGCACACCACTCAGCATCGCGGGTGTGGCCTACAAGACTGGATTCGGAACCAATGCTCCGTCACAGATCGGATTCCGTCTGAACGGCTTCTGTACGTCGTTCACAGCGCAGGTTGGTGTCGACGACTACTTCAACAGCAAGAGCAACACCAATGGCCATGGCAACATCGTCTTCCAGGTATGGGGAGATGGCCGCCTACTGACGCAAAGCGACACGATGAAGCCCGGTGCTTCTGCAGCAACACTCACAGCTGATGTGACGAGTGTGTCCGTCTTGCGCTTGATTGCTCGTCCGGCTGATAACAGCAATTGGTTCGATTATGCGGATTGGGTTTCCCCTATGGTGACGTGCCAATAA
- a CDS encoding DUF934 domain-containing protein, whose protein sequence is MALIIKNREVVDDAWQVVRAAEDGALPAVDALPAGNVLVPFALWQAERDALVAAKTKGELGVWLAPDSEPADLAADFDRIALIGVDFPRFADGRGYSIARLLRERHGWTGELRAIGDVLRDQLLYMSRCGFDAFAVRADKNVHDALNAFGEFSQRYQGAVDNPAPLFRRRAASGVSA, encoded by the coding sequence ATGGCTTTGATTATCAAGAATCGCGAAGTGGTCGACGACGCATGGCAGGTCGTGCGCGCGGCCGAAGACGGCGCGCTGCCCGCGGTCGACGCGCTGCCGGCCGGCAACGTGCTCGTGCCGTTCGCGCTGTGGCAGGCCGAGCGCGACGCGCTCGTCGCCGCGAAGACGAAGGGCGAGCTCGGCGTGTGGCTCGCGCCCGACAGCGAGCCCGCCGATCTCGCCGCCGACTTCGACCGCATCGCGCTGATCGGCGTCGATTTCCCGCGCTTCGCGGACGGCCGCGGCTACAGCATCGCGCGCCTCTTGCGCGAGCGCCACGGCTGGACGGGCGAGCTGCGAGCGATCGGCGACGTGCTGCGCGACCAGCTTCTCTACATGTCGCGCTGCGGCTTCGATGCGTTCGCGGTGCGCGCGGACAAGAACGTCCATGACGCGCTGAACGCGTTCGGCGAGTTCTCGCAGCGCTATCAGGGCGCGGTCGACAACCCGGCGCCGCTCTTTCGCCGCCGCGCGGCGAGCGGGGTGAGCGCATGA
- a CDS encoding IS110 family transposase — MEQNEVILGVDTHLDTHAGAVISGAGRLLGTLSVTTDTAGYLDLLTWANSFGQLRRAGVEGTGTYGAGLARVLRDHEIEVLEVNRPDRAMRRSRGKSDPTDAENAARAVLAGRATAIPKEQSGAAEAMRAVSVARRSAVKAKTQAINQLRALLVSAPQEIRERLLKVKTAECVEGCARLRSLGKTPVLQTLTTTLRLLAKRWLMLAEELNALDTMLDSLTSQHARRVRERFGVGQQTAAVLVSVAGDNPERLKSESALAALCGTSPLQASSGKTVRHRLNRGGDRSANNALWTIAMVRMRSDPRTRAYVDRRTKEGMSNKEIHRCLKRYIVRELYPLILADLADSTAAA; from the coding sequence ATGGAACAGAACGAAGTAATTCTGGGCGTTGATACGCATCTGGATACGCACGCCGGGGCTGTGATTAGCGGCGCAGGCCGGCTTCTCGGAACGCTGTCTGTAACAACCGACACAGCGGGGTATCTCGACCTGCTGACATGGGCGAATTCGTTCGGTCAATTACGTCGTGCCGGGGTTGAAGGGACCGGCACCTACGGTGCGGGCTTGGCCCGCGTGCTGCGCGATCATGAGATCGAGGTCCTTGAGGTCAATCGTCCCGATCGCGCGATGCGCCGCTCCCGAGGGAAGTCCGATCCCACTGATGCCGAAAACGCCGCGCGTGCGGTCCTCGCCGGAAGGGCCACTGCTATTCCTAAGGAACAGTCCGGTGCCGCCGAGGCGATGCGCGCCGTCTCCGTCGCGAGGCGCAGTGCGGTCAAGGCAAAGACGCAGGCTATCAATCAGTTACGAGCTTTACTCGTAAGCGCTCCCCAGGAAATTCGTGAGCGTCTTCTGAAAGTGAAGACAGCAGAATGCGTTGAGGGTTGCGCCCGTCTTCGCTCGTTGGGCAAAACGCCAGTATTGCAAACGCTCACGACCACACTGCGTTTGCTGGCGAAGCGTTGGCTGATGCTGGCAGAGGAGCTCAACGCACTCGACACAATGCTTGACAGCCTTACCAGCCAGCATGCCAGGCGAGTTCGCGAACGATTCGGCGTCGGCCAGCAGACCGCTGCAGTATTGGTTTCCGTCGCGGGCGACAATCCCGAACGACTGAAAAGTGAATCGGCGCTAGCGGCACTTTGTGGCACAAGTCCATTGCAGGCGTCGTCCGGCAAGACGGTCCGGCATCGTTTGAACCGAGGTGGTGACCGGTCGGCGAACAACGCCTTATGGACCATTGCTATGGTTCGGATGCGCAGCGATCCACGTACCCGTGCCTATGTCGATCGACGGACGAAGGAAGGCATGTCGAACAAGGAAATCCACCGCTGCCTGAAACGCTATATCGTCCGGGAGTTGTACCCGCTCATTCTGGCCGATCTTGCCGATTCGACGGCCGCCGCTTGA
- the cysD gene encoding sulfate adenylyltransferase subunit CysD produces the protein MSTTLEQSAFVPPAGASSGRMGHLDWLEAESIHILRELVAECSKPALLFSGGKDSVVVLHLALKAFGLGANRKTSLPFPLVHIDTGHNYDEVIDFRDRRAKEIGAELVVGHVEDSIKRGTVVLRRETDSRNAAQAVTLLETIEAHGYTAMIGGARRDEEKARAKERIFSFRDEFGQWDPKAQRPELWSLFNARLHRGEHLRVFPISNWTELDVWQYIAREKLELPSIYYAHRREIVRRNGLLVPVTPLTPMREGETGETALVRFRTVGDISCTCPVESDADDVEKIIAETAVTGITERGATRMDDQTSEAAMEQRKKQGYF, from the coding sequence ATGAGCACGACGCTCGAACAATCCGCTTTTGTCCCGCCCGCCGGCGCGTCGTCCGGCCGGATGGGCCATCTCGACTGGCTCGAAGCCGAGTCGATCCACATCCTGCGCGAGCTCGTCGCCGAGTGCAGCAAGCCCGCGCTGCTGTTCTCGGGCGGCAAGGATTCGGTCGTCGTGCTGCATCTCGCGCTGAAGGCGTTCGGGCTCGGCGCGAACCGCAAGACGTCGCTGCCGTTCCCGCTCGTGCACATCGACACGGGCCACAACTACGACGAGGTGATCGACTTCCGCGACCGCCGCGCGAAGGAAATCGGCGCGGAACTCGTCGTCGGCCACGTCGAGGATTCGATCAAGCGCGGCACCGTCGTGCTGCGCCGCGAGACCGATTCGCGCAACGCCGCGCAGGCGGTCACGCTGCTCGAGACGATCGAGGCGCACGGCTACACCGCGATGATCGGCGGCGCGCGGCGCGACGAGGAGAAGGCGCGCGCGAAGGAGCGGATCTTCTCGTTCCGCGACGAATTCGGCCAGTGGGACCCGAAGGCGCAGCGCCCGGAATTGTGGAGCCTGTTCAACGCGCGCCTGCACCGCGGCGAGCACCTGCGCGTGTTCCCGATCTCGAACTGGACCGAGCTCGACGTATGGCAGTACATCGCGCGCGAGAAGCTCGAGCTGCCGTCGATCTATTACGCGCACCGCCGCGAGATCGTGCGGCGCAACGGCCTGCTCGTGCCCGTCACGCCGCTTACGCCGATGCGCGAGGGCGAGACGGGCGAGACGGCGCTCGTACGTTTCCGCACGGTCGGCGACATCTCGTGCACGTGCCCGGTCGAGAGCGACGCGGACGACGTCGAGAAGATCATCGCGGAGACGGCGGTGACCGGGATCACGGAGCGCGGCGCGACGCGGATGGACGACCAGACGTCCGAGGCCGCGATGGAGCAGCGCAAGAAGCAGGGCTATTTCTGA
- a CDS encoding tyrosine-type recombinase/integrase — translation MPLTDTAIRNAKPADKPVRLFDGGGLYLEIAPSGGKWWRLKYRFGGKEKRYSLGVYPEVTLATARKKRDEAREKLAAGIDPGEAKKAEKRASLLAAAHSFEVVARGWMDERKTTVERAQHDKTLARMENDVFPWLGKRPIAEIDAPEILVVLKRVDGRGARFTSHRIRSEISRVFRYGIKEGHCKTDPARDLVDAIPPAQTTHFASITEPEKVAEMLRAFDGFTGTFPVLCALRLAPMLFVRPGELRKAQWSQFELDKGEWRYFVNKTKTDHLVPLATQAVAILRELHALTGEGVYVFPGARDRNRPMSEAAINAALRRLGYDTRTEITGHGFRAMARTILHEELEEKPEVIEHQLAHTVPDSLGRAYNRTKFIKARRSMMQQWADYLDKLKAGAEIIPIAAAR, via the coding sequence GTGCCATTAACCGATACAGCCATCCGGAACGCCAAGCCTGCCGACAAGCCCGTGCGCCTGTTCGACGGAGGCGGCCTCTATCTAGAAATCGCCCCGAGCGGGGGCAAGTGGTGGCGCCTCAAATACCGGTTTGGGGGCAAGGAAAAGCGCTACTCGCTCGGCGTCTACCCGGAAGTTACATTGGCGACCGCACGGAAGAAGCGCGACGAAGCCCGTGAAAAGCTCGCTGCCGGCATCGATCCGGGTGAAGCGAAGAAGGCGGAAAAAAGAGCCAGCCTGCTCGCGGCCGCCCATTCGTTTGAGGTTGTCGCTCGCGGCTGGATGGACGAGCGCAAGACGACTGTGGAGCGAGCGCAGCATGACAAGACGCTCGCCCGCATGGAGAACGATGTATTCCCATGGCTCGGCAAGCGCCCTATCGCTGAAATCGACGCCCCGGAAATACTGGTTGTACTGAAGCGCGTAGACGGGCGCGGAGCGAGATTTACCTCCCATCGCATCCGCAGCGAGATAAGCCGGGTATTCCGCTACGGCATCAAAGAGGGGCACTGCAAGACCGATCCAGCCCGAGATTTGGTAGATGCCATTCCGCCCGCCCAGACAACGCACTTTGCCTCGATCACCGAGCCCGAGAAAGTTGCCGAGATGCTTCGCGCGTTCGACGGCTTCACGGGTACTTTCCCGGTTCTCTGCGCGCTCAGACTAGCCCCGATGCTGTTCGTCCGCCCAGGCGAATTACGCAAGGCGCAGTGGTCACAATTCGAGCTCGACAAGGGCGAGTGGCGCTATTTCGTCAATAAAACGAAAACGGATCACCTTGTTCCGCTGGCCACACAGGCGGTTGCGATTTTGCGCGAGCTTCACGCCCTGACTGGCGAAGGCGTCTACGTGTTCCCCGGTGCTCGCGACCGAAATCGGCCGATGAGCGAGGCCGCTATCAATGCAGCCCTTCGTCGGCTTGGCTACGACACCCGTACCGAGATTACCGGTCACGGCTTCCGGGCAATGGCACGGACGATCCTGCATGAAGAGTTGGAGGAAAAGCCGGAAGTGATCGAGCACCAACTAGCGCATACCGTCCCTGACAGCCTGGGGCGGGCGTACAACCGAACGAAATTCATCAAGGCCCGACGTTCGATGATGCAACAGTGGGCGGACTACCTCGACAAGCTCAAAGCCGGTGCGGAAATCATTCCGATCGCGGCGGCAAGATAG
- a CDS encoding nitrite/sulfite reductase, with amino-acid sequence MYQYDQYDQTIVDERVAQYRDQVRRRLSGELSEDEFRPLRLQNGLYMQRHAYMHRIAIPYGNLRSEQLRMLARIAREHDRGYGHFSTRSNIQFNWVQLEETPEILAKLASVQMHAIQTSGNCIRNITADQFAGVAHDEEIDPRPWAEILRQWSTFHPEFAWLPRKFKIAVSGSKLDRAAVQIHDLGVYLKKNEAGEVVASILAGGGLGRTPIVGAIIRENLPWRHLLTYCEAVLRVYNRYGRRDNLYKARIKILVKALSPAKFSQQVEEEWQHLKDGPSTLTQEELDRVSQYFQPPVYEKLADTDASFEQHLLENKAFARWVERNVAPHKVPGYAAVTLSLKNHRVAPGDATDAQMEQVADWADEYSFGELRVSHEQNLILANVKKRDLFAVWEKAKAAGFATPNVGLLTDIIACPGGDFCSLANAKSIPIALAIQQRFDDLDYVYDLGDVSLNISGCINSCGHHHVGNIGILGVDKDGAEWYQVSLGGEQGTGAGGARLGRVIGPSFSAEEVPDVISKLIDTFVEARVDGERFIDTYDRIGIAPFKERVYAARQTAHA; translated from the coding sequence ATGTACCAGTACGATCAGTATGATCAAACGATCGTCGACGAGCGCGTCGCGCAGTACCGCGACCAGGTCCGCCGCCGCTTGTCCGGCGAATTGAGCGAGGACGAGTTCCGTCCGCTGCGGCTGCAGAACGGCCTGTACATGCAGCGCCACGCGTACATGCACCGCATCGCGATTCCGTACGGCAATCTCCGTAGCGAACAGTTGCGCATGCTCGCCCGCATCGCGCGCGAGCACGACCGCGGCTACGGCCACTTCTCGACGCGCTCGAACATCCAGTTCAACTGGGTGCAGCTCGAGGAAACGCCCGAGATCCTCGCGAAGCTGGCTTCGGTGCAGATGCACGCGATCCAGACGTCGGGCAACTGCATCCGCAACATCACCGCCGACCAGTTCGCGGGCGTCGCGCACGACGAGGAAATCGATCCGCGTCCGTGGGCCGAGATCCTGCGCCAGTGGTCGACGTTCCATCCCGAATTCGCATGGCTGCCGCGCAAGTTCAAGATCGCGGTGTCGGGCTCGAAGCTCGACCGCGCGGCCGTGCAGATCCACGATCTCGGCGTCTATCTGAAGAAGAACGAAGCGGGCGAAGTGGTCGCGAGCATCCTCGCAGGCGGCGGCCTCGGCCGCACGCCGATCGTCGGGGCGATTATCCGCGAGAACCTGCCGTGGCGGCACCTCCTCACCTATTGCGAAGCGGTGCTGCGCGTGTACAACCGCTACGGCCGCCGCGACAACCTGTACAAGGCGCGGATCAAGATCCTCGTGAAGGCGCTGTCGCCCGCGAAGTTCTCGCAGCAGGTCGAAGAGGAATGGCAGCATCTGAAGGACGGCCCGTCGACGCTCACGCAGGAAGAGCTCGACCGCGTGTCGCAGTATTTCCAGCCGCCCGTCTACGAAAAGCTCGCCGACACCGACGCGTCGTTCGAGCAGCATCTGCTCGAGAACAAGGCGTTCGCGCGCTGGGTCGAGCGCAACGTCGCGCCGCACAAGGTGCCGGGCTACGCGGCCGTCACGCTGTCGCTGAAGAACCACCGCGTCGCGCCGGGCGACGCGACCGACGCGCAGATGGAGCAGGTCGCCGACTGGGCGGACGAATACTCGTTCGGCGAGCTGCGCGTGTCGCACGAGCAGAACCTGATCCTCGCGAACGTGAAGAAGCGCGACCTGTTCGCCGTGTGGGAAAAGGCGAAGGCGGCCGGTTTCGCGACGCCGAACGTCGGTCTCCTGACCGACATCATCGCGTGCCCGGGCGGCGACTTCTGCTCGCTCGCGAACGCGAAGTCGATTCCGATCGCGCTCGCGATCCAGCAGCGCTTCGACGATCTCGACTACGTGTACGACCTCGGCGACGTGTCGCTTAACATCTCGGGCTGCATCAATTCGTGCGGGCACCATCACGTCGGCAACATCGGCATTCTCGGCGTCGACAAGGACGGCGCCGAGTGGTATCAGGTGTCGCTCGGCGGCGAGCAGGGCACGGGGGCGGGCGGCGCGCGCCTCGGCCGCGTGATCGGCCCGTCGTTTTCGGCGGAGGAAGTGCCCGACGTGATCTCGAAGCTGATCGACACGTTCGTCGAAGCGCGCGTCGACGGCGAGCGCTTCATCGACACGTACGACCGCATCGGCATCGCGCCGTTCAAGGAGCGCGTCTACGCGGCGCGCCAGACCGCCCACGCGTAA
- a CDS encoding phosphoadenylyl-sulfate reductase has protein sequence MSGTTAPALTPELRAKIERLDALLAQIAERHPNVKFASSLAAEDMLVTHAILSKGVAIGIFSLNTGRLHAETVGMIDRVRERYGYEIEQFRPQQDAVDAYVAEHGLNAFYDSVELRKRCCEIRKVEPLNRALAGVEAWVTGQRREQSVTRAELHEEERDAARGIAKYNPLADWTESDVWAYLKAFDVPVNPLHARGYPSIGCEPCTRAIRPGEDSRAGRWWWESRDTKECGLHITITPVPSAGAESASA, from the coding sequence ATGAGCGGCACGACGGCACCCGCGCTCACGCCCGAGCTGCGCGCGAAGATCGAACGGCTCGACGCGTTGCTCGCGCAGATCGCCGAGCGTCATCCGAATGTCAAGTTCGCGAGCAGCCTCGCGGCGGAAGACATGCTCGTCACGCACGCGATCCTGTCGAAGGGCGTGGCGATCGGCATCTTCTCGCTGAACACGGGCCGCCTGCACGCGGAGACGGTCGGCATGATCGACCGCGTGCGCGAGCGCTACGGCTACGAGATCGAGCAATTCCGTCCGCAGCAGGACGCGGTCGACGCGTACGTCGCCGAGCACGGCCTGAACGCGTTCTACGACAGCGTCGAGCTGCGCAAGCGCTGCTGCGAGATCCGCAAGGTCGAGCCGCTCAACCGCGCGCTCGCGGGCGTCGAAGCCTGGGTGACGGGCCAGCGGCGCGAGCAGTCGGTCACGCGTGCCGAGCTTCACGAGGAAGAGCGCGACGCCGCGCGCGGGATCGCGAAATACAACCCGCTCGCCGACTGGACGGAAAGCGACGTATGGGCGTACCTGAAGGCGTTCGACGTGCCCGTCAACCCGCTGCACGCGCGCGGCTATCCGAGCATCGGCTGCGAGCCGTGCACGCGCGCGATCCGTCCCGGCGAGGACAGCCGCGCGGGCCGCTGGTGGTGGGAGTCGCGCGACACGAAGGAATGCGGGCTGCACATCACGATCACGCCCGTGCCGTCCGCCGGAGCCGAATCCGCTTCCGCCTGA
- a CDS encoding helix-turn-helix domain-containing protein, with amino-acid sequence MARVSGKLDKDGNLVSLGAAIRARRKELVMSQEALADFAELDRSHMGKIERGERNVTFMNIVRIARALQLLPSELLRSADL; translated from the coding sequence ATGGCGAGAGTCTCGGGAAAACTTGATAAGGACGGAAACCTTGTGTCGCTCGGAGCGGCGATTCGCGCTCGCCGCAAGGAATTGGTGATGTCGCAAGAGGCGCTAGCTGATTTTGCGGAGCTCGACCGCTCGCACATGGGCAAGATTGAACGCGGCGAACGAAACGTTACCTTCATGAATATCGTCCGCATTGCGCGCGCATTGCAACTTCTTCCCTCTGAGCTGCTGCGCAGCGCCGACCTGTAG